One part of the Dysidea avara chromosome 10, odDysAvar1.4, whole genome shotgun sequence genome encodes these proteins:
- the LOC136236433 gene encoding uncharacterized protein, with protein sequence MYKDFKMVKSGGQGGVNQLGGLFVNGRPLPEPIRRKIVELAQNGVRPCDISRQLRVSHGCVSKILGRFYETGSIRPGIIGGSKPKVATPKVVVKIEDYKQENPSIFAWEIRDKLLSDGVCDKNNVPSVSSINRIVRTRAQQKQKALVERQAAVMHQSSLNAAMQMDQMNALAFTSGRVEMSSHSSMGLVTPYGSLPTSGVLPPASSLMSSSIPASQNTRLPPFSPNGGETYSCGPIYNQSCYSGVDSKTVPISYSNDLTTKFPSFPTSSAANNQPFLPASSPNSVPMAVIQKGSSHMNQNNNNIDMQNGSSPQSAGPESCQASPVSQSASPMARYQHASDQEDALSECSEPGETSPSSIPEAAVSDLEMLYPVNGTDCFSEIAQNYQINEAKLKAWFTKKHPVSLASSDNTVLQDRPHGMITDQCSNSSSPPGSCTMASPVNQITDYTTPNSYHPMSTASSCAMSYDSTPISTSTYYSSNVTSQSLTDSCISLPYGSASSYSDTPHVSGCSSRYHPYSSNSLLSAYPYAPQPSLAAYMSMNSADSSLAASMSYPMSDAGTDSWPPITAGMHLNASLNVSLNVPSAIQNDFLKQPPKILA encoded by the exons ATGTATAAGGATTTTAAAATGGTTAAATCTGGAGGTCAAGGTGGCGTAAACCAGCTTGGAGGCTTGTTCGTAAATGGCAGGCCGCTACCAGAACCAATTCGCAGAAAGATCGTAGAATTGGCTCAGAATGGAGTGCGCCCGTGCGACATAAGCAGGCAGCTTCGTGTATCGCACGGTTGTGTGAGCAAGATCTTGGGAAG GTTCTACGAAACAGGTTCCATCAGACCTGGAATAATTGGTGGCAGCAAACCGAAAGTTGCTACACCCAAAGTGGTGGTGAAGATTGAAGACTACAAACAGGAGAATCCAAGCATCTTTGCCTGGGAGATCAGAGACAAGCTACTTAGTGATGGAGTGTGTGACAAGAACAATGTTCCCTCTGTAAGCTCCATCAACAGGATTGTACGTACAAGGGCTCAGCAGAAACAGAAAGCATTGGTTGAGAGGCAAGCAGCTGTGATGCACCAGAGTTCACTTAATGCTGCAATGCAGATGGACCAGATGAATGCATTGGCTTTTACTAGTGGCAGAGTTGAAATGTCTTCTCATTCCAGTATGGGCTTGGTGACTCCTTATGGCAGCTTACCAACCAGCGGAGTACTCCCTCCAGCATCATCCCTGATGTCCAGCAGCATCCCGGCTTCACAGAACACTAGGCTACCACCATTTTCTCCCAACGGGGGTGAGACTTATTCATGTGGTCCTATCTACAACCAATCCTGCTATTCAGGAGTTGATTCAAAGACCGTACCCATCTCATATTCAAACGATTTAACCACTAAATTCCCATCATTCCCCAcatcatcagctgcaaacaatcaacCATTCTTACCAGCTTCTTCACCTAACTCAGTCCCAATGGCAGTTATCCAAAAGGGCTCATCCCACATGAaccaaaacaacaacaacattgatATGCAAAATGGCAGCAGTCCTCAGAGTGCTGGACCAGAGTCATGCCAGGCCAGTCCAGTGTCTCAGTCAGCCAGCCCCATGGCAAGATATCAACATGCTAGTGACCAAGAAG ATGCTTTATCAGAGTGCAGTGAACCTGGTGAGACAAGTCCCAGCAGTATTCCAGAGGCAGCAGTTAGTGATCTGGAGATGCTTTATCCTGTTAATGGCACCGATTGTTTCAGTGAAATTGCGCAGAACTACCAGATCAATGAAGCTAAACTGAAG gctTGGTTTACGAAGAAGCACCCAGTCTCATTGGCTAGCAGTGACAATACAGTACTTCAGGACAGACCACATGGAATGATCACGGACCAATGTAGTAATAGCAGTTCACCACCTGGTAGTTGTACGATGGCTTCACCCGTTAATCAAATCACCGACTACACTACTCCCAATTCTTATCATCCCATGAGTACAGCCTCCAGTTGTGCCATGTCTTACGACTCTACCCCAATATCAACCAGCACTTACTACTCTTCAAATGTCACAAGCCAAAGCCTGACAGATTCCTGTATCAGCCTTCCTTATGGGTCAGCCTCTTCATATTCGGACACACCACATGTTTCAG GCTGCAGCAGCAGATATCACCCATACTCAAGCAATTCCTTGTTGAGTGCCTACCCCTATGCACCCCAGCCTTCACTGGCTGCATACATGTCAATGAATTCAGCTGACAGCAGTCTAGCAGCTAGTATGTCATATCCCATGTCTGATGCTGGTACTGACAGTTGGCCACCCATAACAGCAG GAATGCATCTCAATGCTAGCCTAAATGTCAGTCTAAATGTTCCATCTGCTATACAAAATGATTTCCTAAAGCAGCCTCCCAAGATACTGGCATAA